A portion of the Anopheles merus strain MAF unplaced genomic scaffold, AmerM5.1 LNR4000008, whole genome shotgun sequence genome contains these proteins:
- the LOC121600841 gene encoding histone PARylation factor 1-like, which yields MNKPDCKYGTECYQQNPAHKEKFAHPVKKGAESCTVQAVTYNSSNMDIKKRSMETLNQQLEDIKRYKRLSSPEKDSYYSEGKDSSYEYHDSTRQRYAVPKVPMSIGILRDMYDSQIEFSQQAEYEELCNEPKKFIKHKFLVQMPPCFEDLWQFCQVQALKTHIKPEETFLQFGLKLVGPYDVLAGKFDRAKVHEPGDYLRHWRFFYDPPEFQTIIVQHNSGVHYGYWRDSPDNTDGLVAWNDIKKGCEFLIVGENIFDAILHFLGNYASVTPFNKKEISDMKKLTSDWAQSKGIALKCCDKQKSRKTQIVSKTFHKVGLVVPYDRKNNIGYRPLLESDDKLRAILSKVENLDRFQNNFEYQELMRELQPIMTAADLATDECDFGTVLELALDFFCSGVKCLHEVMKPLFFTGYSMVNRPQYIAIIKSHLDNRREGINLDLLAGN from the exons ATGAATAAACCTGATTGTAAATATGGCACTGAATGTTACCAGCAGAATCCTGCTCATAAAGAAAAGTTTGCTCATCCTGTTAAAAAAGGAGCAGAAAGCTGTACAGTACAAGCGGTTACGTATAACTCTAGTAACATGGATATCAAGAAACGTTCAATGGAAACCCTTAATCAACAGCTGGAAGATATCAAACGTTACAAACGTCTCTCATCTCCAGAAAAAGATAGTTACTATTCAGAAGGGAAAGACTCTAGCTACGAATATCATGATTCAACTCGCCAGCGTTATGCTGTGCCAAAGGTGCCAATGAGCATTGGTATATTGCGCGATATGTATGATTCTCAAATTGAATTTTCCCAACAAGCCGAATACGAGGAATTGTGTAATGAACCAAAAAAATTCATCAAACACAAATTTCTTGTACAAATGCCACCGTGCTTCGAAGATCTGTGGCAGTTTTGCCAAGTACAAGCATTGAAAACCCACATAAAACCGGAAGAAACATTTTTGCAGTTCGGACTTAAATTGGTTGGGCCATACGACGTACTCGCAGGAAAGTTTGACCGCGCGAAAGTTCACGAACCTGGAGATTATTTGCGCCATTGGCGTTTTTTCTACGATCCACCTGAATTCCAGACGATAATCGTGCAACACAACTCTGGTGTACATTACGGCTATTGGAGAGATAGTCCTGATAACACGGATGGTTTAGTGGCCTGGAACGATATTAAAAAAGGCTGCGAGTTTCTAATTGTTGGtgaaaacatttttgatgCAATATT GCACTTCTTGGGAAACTATGCATCTGTGACGCcattcaacaaaaaagaaatatccGATATGAAAAAACTTACCAGCGATTGGGCTCAGTCGAAAGGCATTGCTTTAAAATGCTGCGATAAACAAAAGTCTCGCAAGACACAGATAGTTAGTAAAACTTTCCACAAGGTTGGTCTGGTGGTTCCTTACGATAGGAAGAACAACATCGGATATAGACCTCTGCTAGAAAGTGACGATAAACTTCGAGCCATTCTTTCCAAAGTCGAAAATCTTGATCGTTTTCAAAATAACTTCGAATACCAAGAACTCATGAGAGAATTACAGCCCATAATGACCGCTGCAGATTTGGCTACAGACGAGTGTGATTTCGGAACGGTCCTTGAACTTGCATTGGACTTCTTCTGCTCTGGTGTAAAATGTCTACATGAGGTCATGAAGCCTCTTTTTTTTACCGGATATTCCATGGTTAATCGTCCTCAATACATCGCTATCATAAAG